The proteins below are encoded in one region of Eulemur rufifrons isolate Redbay chromosome 2, OSU_ERuf_1, whole genome shotgun sequence:
- the PSMB11 gene encoding proteasome subunit beta type-11 — protein sequence MALQDVCKWQALDTQRPSPHLPQSGGWAVPRGCDPRAFLQTHGPRLAHGTTTLAFRFRHGVIAAADTRSSCGSYVACPASCKVIPVHRHLLGTTSGTSADCATWYRVLQRELRLRALREGQLPSVASAAKLLSAMMSRYRGLDLCVATALCGWDCSGPALFYVYSDGTRLQGDIFSVGSGSPYAYGVLDRGYHYDMTTQEAYALARCAVAHATHRDAYSGGSVDLFHVRESGWEYVSRNDACVLYAELQKLREPEPEEEASQAHPEPATTHRAEEDGELSAGAGEVTPGDSRMPTGTEML from the coding sequence ATGGCTCTGCAGGATGTGTGCAAGTGGCAGGCGCTGGACACCCAGAGACCATCACCTCACCTGCCTCAGTCTGGTGGCTGGGCTGTGCCCCGGGGCTGTGACCCTCGAGCCTTCCTGCAGACCCATGGCCCCCGGCTGGCTCACGGCACCACCACCCTGGCCTTCCGCTTCCGTCACGGAGTCATAGCTGCGGCCGACACACGTTCCTCCTGTGGCAGCTACGTGGCATGTCCAGCCTCATGCAAGGTCATCCCTGTGCACCGGCACCTCCTGGGTACCACCTCTGGCACCTCCGCTGACTGTGCCACATGGTATCGGGTGCTACAGCGGGAGCTTCGGCTTCGGGCACTGAGGGAGGGTCAGCTGCCCAGCGTGGCCAGCGCTGCCAAGCTCTTGTCAGCCATGATGTCCCGCTACCGGGGACTGGATCTGTGTGTGGCCACTGCCCTGTGTGGCTGGGACTGCTCTGGTCCTGCCCTCTTCTATGTCTATAGCGATGGCACCCGCCTGCAGGGGGACATCTTCTCGGTGGGCTCTGGATCTCCCTATGCCTACGGCGTGCTGGACCGTGGCTACCACTATGACATGACCACCCAGGAAGCCTACGCCCTAGCTCGATGCGCTGTGGCACATGCCACCCACCGAGATGCCTATTCAGGGGGTTCTGTAGACCTTTTCCATGTGCGGGAGAGTGGATGGGAGTATGTGTCACGCAACGATGCCTGTGTGCTGTACGCGGAGCTGCAGAAACTCCGGGAGCCAGAGCCAGAGGAGGAGGCCAGCCAGGCCCATCCTGAGCCTGCCACTACCCACAGAGCTGAGGAAGATGGAGAACTCTCTGCGGGAGCCGGGGAGGTGACTCCAGGAGACTCCAGGATGCCAACAGGGACTGAGATGCTGTGA